ttttttacaatatcaagGTTCATAAACCCTCTGCTACACAAtacgttttttaaaaaataatgttctaTTGTACATTTTCATAAAGGAACATACCTTGTGATATACAACGATTTATTTGAATGCCTCGTGTGTTCTCAGACAAAGAGTGTATCAAGAGAATAATAAACAATGGGTAACATGTAGGGAAGCGGGGCCTCTTCTGTCACaataaatttctcaaaaattctATCTCAGAAATTCACGTTCATTTTGCAACAGAGTTACTTTTCTCGGAAAACAAAGAGCAGATATAATGAGTTTTCCATCATATAAAAAGATGCATACTATCTTTGCCGATTCGGCTGAGTGCAATttctaaaatatgaaaaaaaagatgatgatttttttttgggctATATTTTCGGAAATGACATTGTTTGAAACGAAGGTTATCAAAGTATCAGATTTCAATTCTTGTCACACTTATACTGAGAATACTGATTCAAAGGAACTTTCAGTAGTAAATGTTTGCTTTAAAATGATTCTGTGTTTTACGAACTGGCAACTCTATGAACAGCtgcaacatttttcattcatcaAGTGAATCATGTGCATTGTCTGTGCATTATGTATGTAATGTTCAAAATGCTATATTTACATCTCccaagtattacatgtactacctCTATATTCATAGCTAAATAGAAAcaaccagactgaaatctacacgccctgtttatcgattggacGAAACCTACAgtgacctaagaaaaatcacggactgctcgaaataatcatgatgatgtcagactcaaagtctcacatgAGAAGAttttgctgtttcttttagctaacgtacttatgtataTTATTagtaattaaatgaattttacttactttttctaatcaatttatttaactagttaaaaaagatgttaatataaacaataaaatgctttctttgatgattcatgcgggttaggaaggtagcgatcattgcagaaaaaatttacataacccgctaacgggCCGGGGgttatgtatttgtttttctgcaatgtcgctaccttcatatcccgaatgaatcaccaagaaagcattttattgttaaataaaccgagttttttttagataaacatAGCTTGAAACTCTACTTTAATGgttatttttcaattacatttgtacatatgtCCTATAAATAAGGTtcatatgttacattaaaagtttagacTTTATCAAGTTAAATTTATCTAGACTGTTATAGGTAAGTTTAACTTGATAAAgtctaaacttttaatgtaacacataTATACTCTGATAAGAGATATTCTGTCCTTTAAAAATGCTTCTGATGATTTTGTGACACTTATGAGGTTTATAgagaattattttcaaaagtgaAAGGTTCTCTCTAGTTTATGAATTTACTTATAATTTGAAATGTTGAGTGTTAAATTCTGtattatttcttgaaaacatgCCAACTATCGCTAAAAAAATCTGATTGTTGATTTAGAAAAACTcatactgtcatgttgtaaattttaaatttaccgggtggcagtaaataaaactagatgctgtcattagacattgttatactttcatgttaaatactgaaatctgattggttaagacgcagttaataatatttactattaccctcagcgttagcaacgcacttggcaacgggtaacattaaaaaatgttacatgcgcgaaaattatgcgcgtacggttcgctgtagaattcacgtttttcctatataaaagcagtaaaattttcttaatataccaatagcttcgcgtcggttgacaatggttttctcggggtgtcaatttcaactgttaccctcccaaacaggcactatttatatagtaatacccgcaccaattGTTTGCCCCTAAACAGCACTGTTTTGtaacagtttaattaaaaatgaaggccacatgcaagctctggtaatacatttaaaaattatataattttcataactgaaggatgagatcctttcccatatgataatatgagcagcactttatgtgcaatttggggttgaactgtttgcagtgaatttttagttaatcaataatcttaacatttcatgtcatagaaagtataatggtctacataattattacaaacaaaattagaaattaaattatgccctctccccgtggcggttgccggttttagatttgcttctgtgtgcctacatgtacatcatcgtgtgcacagatttagagaaggggtgggagtgaggggtccaacccccccccccccccctcccctaatgaaaattcatttatatcaatagtaaaattactaaaaatacaccttggaccccaatgctcttacagacatgtaaacgctctaacccactgcgcttcaatgttaggtaacattatttggggggtaaatatttaattaatatttaatatactttattgtttatctcaataggaagtatacatcacaatatgcaggtgtcctgcaccaccttaaagctgttatttacctaataaaatagtgcaagtggatttgaagaataggtcataaaaatacatgcatgttataaataactgatctttgtctgaagttacgtacacaacacaggtctgcaggtctcattagcgggtacagTTGTACTAGATTttcccagctcttcgattagatggccggttcacgtgtatacatacgagggttgttcggaaattattgagacaactcgaATATCTTCTTTTCTAATTgacgaattttggtgaaaattggcattgACACGGAAGAAACgccaataaataataaaacaaagtaatattaaaagaatatttaatattttgtttacgacggtagataaacaagtcggtggtcggggtacccggcgcagccatAAACTCGGAGATTTAACAACTTAAACATCTACTTTATAAGTgtccgtagaattacagttaatgataaaagaaatcaatttaaatttattcattttgctattctttgcgactaacttttaattaaatttcactgatgttcgagttgaaatactgatatggtacacatatatttaccatacaatagaaatctgacaacgactttacattgaattttgacgtcaaggcggcgcattTAAAACCGTCAAACTGgtggaaatctcagaagaagaccttttaagGCCACGCAATTCTtaaaaactatacgatgacaaGACAATGTAGCCTCAgctcatcattttttttcactgattgttaAACTAGAATTAGGCCAAAATGATTAATTATCAAGTACTTTTAACACACCaactgttgtcaacagttctaaaatatataaaaaaatgactgcatgagacattcacagtaattagaCTTTCGGGTAAAAATGACTCGATTTTTACCCTAAAAAAACAAGagaattatagaaaataaaaatgatgacatcttgaaataaaaacaaaagatgagaaataaagaataattcttatttccgttcgtttgtaaggtgtttaaaacacaggagcaataagaagcgttaaaatgacgttgcgaaaagtttgcggttgcgccgggtcactggacgaaggcacgttggtcagcttaccaggaatgatctattcatgccatagacaagaaacttttcacattggtAATCTCTATCCTAATTTACGtgttggtgaaatttcaagagtttatcttttttactaaaagaataCGAGAAAATGTCttaataatttccgaacaaccctcgtacatgtatatgttttccatatgcagaaaaggattagttaagattagctaaaggaattcattatatattgtgttttaattggattatcattatgatgttgaccaatataggataagcatagtacatgtagtagcagtagcacaatataatgagatgccagcatacataagttctactttcactttctaaatgtgatctccctttgacagcatactgtatcatcctcttttaatatttaaataaacttatcatcgttacctatcctatcgcatttgtaaagtttctgtcattttaattgcaaaagttatttttttcatttgtaagacttgcactattgagttgaccccatattgaccctgtataaataatttcgtattaaatttgtgtattacatgtaaggaagtgtagacacttatcatttttatatgagttataataggaaagaaggagtatttctttcttaatgtattataatgcatcaaatacaatgtaggtcatgaccttatgggactgttctgaccccacgaaacaggaaaatacaaaatatcttctaacgtcattatgatgcatcatatggtgtaaagtacattaatgacccccaggtgttgtctttaacaccccccccccccgcctttatgaaataggaaatgatgatacactgtatatgttgttaacttctgagatctgagatcctcatccctaaaccatataattttttcttgctctttgtgttgaatgtggagtataaacatttataatttgaatcatttaaaaaggggggggggggtctaacattgaaccttgtaggaagaatcgtagactctattgtgaatggtaacttgaaaacggacaaagataataacatatggttttcataatcatatattgactgttaccgGCAATATCtaggtcatccccaccccccaggaatttgaaattaccatatatctaaGAAACtgtataatcatgacccctaaaccatatatattcatgtttctgatgtcaaggggcatcaaatgttatgtaggtcatgggccctgtgggtggtcctgaccccctcaaacagcaagtcccttaatatcttcaaaacagttgaaatccccacccttaaaccatatatattcttgtttcttgtgtcaaggggcatcaaacggtatgtaggtcaagggccccgggggtggtcatgaccccccccccccctcgaacaggaagtgcacgaatatctcgaaaacggttgagatccccaccccttaaccaaatatattcttgatccttaaagggcatcaaaaggtatgtaggcaatgggcctcagggttaaatttaatttttcaaaactgtaatgcacatctatggtacagttcctatcatatcccaaggtatgatgtgtctatccattaaatcataagaggagctcttggatctatgttttttttatagtgataaatgtcaattttctgctactatttgactccctggatgaaatttaactttttaaaaccttattgcacatctacatgtataggaCAGCCCAAATTATATCctaagagatgacgtagctactccaaaagttgtaagaggagttctgggaaccatactttttttgcaaaaaaacgtcattttttgttgcccactgatccccttaataaaaaaaaaattctggaacctgatcacacttcaatatgacacccccaatcatattctagaagatcatttggctactgccaaaaataattacgtttttgaaaccagttttttttgtaaaaaaaacccgtcatttttcagccattaaatgacccctaggacaaaattgaaaattccgaaaccttattgcgcatctataggataccctaaaacatattccaagagatgatttgtctactgttaaaatgtaggaggagttcgaggaagaaggttttttgtgaaaaaacgtcattttttaccaattatttgacccccaggacttacagagaatttttaaaaccttttaacaaaacaacatgataccccaaatcaaactccaagagttgaGTTTGctgtttataagatgtaagagcagtttgagaaagtaaaacgtgacagacggacggacggacggacggacggaacagggtaacaacaatatacccgaactttctttagaaagtgcgggtataaaaaaaatacatgacaaTACTTGCATTTTCCGGACTATTGTTTTAGTTTTGCTTTTCTTATTTAACTTTACATGCAtttgttaaattgaataattcatatattgtatattgtaCGCTATACTTCATAGATTACGGAAGCCCATTTAGGacctatcaaaaatatttttgaatttgatataacgaattcttggatttgttaaaacgaatttaaatcgttataacgaattttttaatccgttataacgaattaaatttgtaataacaaattttaggaattcgttataacgaatttaatctgttataacaaattcgctgaattcgttatttcaaattttgaaatctgttttaacaaattaaatttgaaataacgcattcttgaattcgttatttcaaagcTTTAATTCGTAATTTCGGTTTTTTTAAATCGGTTATAATCTATTTAATCCAATTTATGGtaacaaatttcatgttttggggAAAAGATTAAACGGGGCGAACTTCATTTGTTCCATATATATCGGCGTACGACGAAATGCGCCGATCAATTGATCAGAGCGAAATGGTAAACGAAGTAAACTGgcgtaaaaacaaaagtggacGGACGTATTGTCACGGCTGCTgctgtaaccatggtaacagatGTAACAATTCCAAAAGACACCTTACTTTATCGGCTTTGCTAGAATTCCTACATGGatagaaacaaaaaaatcaagaactgctatatatgtGCCGACGCATTTTCaccaaaaatacaatatatacaggTTTGTTTCGACGgataattctaaaaatttgCTTAATTAATGCTATCAATCAATGGACATGTTGATTCATCAACATATATCTGCATTTTTCATCTCATTCCATCACCAAACCGTGAGATTACGTCATATTAAAATACCGGTCTGGAATATAGTTGATTtaagaataaggaatcattctttgagtattactAGTCTCATATGATTTTGGCCGGGACGTGTTCAAATCAACTAAAGCTCGAAGGGCGTTATGATAGATTTTACCACGCTGTGACCGAAATAATCAACTCATaacattcaaagaatgattccttaatactttaatacttatatttatatcattcccaatttctacactttaaaacaacattctaAAACCTCTGTTGTTTAATGCATAACACATATGCATGCTATGTATTATTACGCAGCGCAGCAAATACTGCTTTTCGATTATGCTGTaggacacgcccattttgtgtcgctcatattttatattttttgggCTGGGTTATCACAGTAAAGGACACTTAAAAATATagttataatatttaaaatgacgTACTATACCTCACGTTTGGGAGGAAATTTGAAAGCTGTTTggaggaacttcgaactgatatTTGCGCAATTTATCGAAAATCGTAGACCCTTGGGTTAGCTTTAGAAATGCTAAGTTTACCACAAATTTAAATTccactgtttatttcctcccagtcactttcaattttttacttgCTCCAAAAATGctaggaaaggggggggggacaacTGCATGGGGACAGGCCCCTCCCTGCCACCCCCACCCACCGTTTGAAGCTAAGTGTATATCATTTTCCTGTAACATTGCCTTTATTGTCTTcgcaaatattaaattttttttaaagtgtaaacCAAAGTTACATAACATTcctattatttttaatgactatatgatataaaagtcgcggttttttgtttgtttgttggtttgtttttattgttttttgttgttgtttttttttagcacCTATCATCAGTTCGAAGTTTCTCCAAGAAGATATCGAATTTCCTCCCAAACGTTTACCAATCCCGATGGAAAGTTGGTTcatgcgcacatcctggttatTATGCCTGGCTTTgtcatataaaatatcatatttcattatatcatatttttcaaGTGTCCTTtactgtgataacattacaaataaattttgaaacctatagcccaataatttcataaaaaatgagcgacacaaaatgggTGTGTCCTACAGCATAACCGAGaaacgatacatgtatttgccgCAATAATACATAACATGTtctatgcatgaaaaaaatcagtggttttaaaatgttggtttgaagtgtagaaattggaaataatataaatataagcaaaaaggcatcattctttgaatattatcaaAGCCCTTcaagctttattggatttgaacaCGCACCgaccaaaataaatatgaataatgcccatgcaagcgtttaaagatatcgtattcatcggtaaaaGGCGACtagaataacaaattttataaataggcACTGTGAAGAGTCGTAATGCCATTATTTTTGCATCTATTTCAGTGCGGTTTTGCATTAAATTCTGATAAATAAATTCTATGACATAAGTTCGACATTGGCTTGGCTGCAAGTACTATTTAATAATCTGCATGCTCATTGATTAATAGCATTGACTAAAcaatttttggtatttttacaactgttaccatggttacagcAGTAGCCGTGACAATATGTTcctccacttttgtttttacgcCAGTTTACTTTATTTACCATTTCGCTGTTTAACGCTGTTAAATTGATCGGCGCATTTTGTCGTACGCCGATATGGAACAAATGAAGTCCACCCCGTTTAATCTTccccaaaacatgaaatttgttaCCACATATTGGATGAAATAGGTTATAACCGATTTTAAAAAACCGAAATTAcgaattaaaactttgaaataacgaattcatgaattcgttatttcaaatttaatttgttaaaacaaatttcaaaatttgtgaATAACGAATTCagcgaatttgttataacagattaaattcgttataacgaattcctaaaatttgttattacaaatttaattcgttataacggattaaaaaattcgttatagcgatttaaattcgttttaacaaattcaagaattcgttatatcaaattcaaaaatattttttgataggtcCTAAATGGGCTTCCGTAATAGATGGTTCTggtatgtttttaatttaaaaaaacccctaGAATTTGAATGCATTTGAATTGTTCAAATGccttgaatttaatttaacgAGACTAAATCCTGAACAAAATGACTGAATGTCTGTAATAGCAGTAACTGCAATTAATCCAACAAATCTATAACACGGACCGAGTCTGGGTACAGGTGCTTTTAATAGCAAATGCAAAAACGATACAATAAAGAAACATACACACTGGGCGACCAATTCAAGCTTGCGTGATGAACAATCTACAAAAAAGGAATAACAGCTCTGTAAAGTCATACAAATGTCATAATCCAACATAACTGTCATTTTAAAGCATTGATAATTGAATTCGCAGATTACTTGTTGCTACAATTTGATATTATGACTGTGATTCTGTTTCAACATATCGAcaacttttatatttatttttattttatagataCTTTATCCAAATTCATCAGGTTTGTTATTTCTACACATTTTATGCTCACAGCGAAAAAGGACAAAGTTTTTCCAAATTTATCCgctgttgctgttgttgttgttgctgttcCAAAGCCAGTATAAAAGAAGACCTCCCACTGAAATATTCgaaaatacaattacaaaagAAGCAATCAGTTATGTTAGGAACATATCCTAGTGTGGCACTGACTTCACGCATCAAACCCCAATAATGATTTTTTACTTACACAAAGCAGCTAACCATCCGTTTTGAGTTTGTTGCCTCTGCCTACCAATACCCTGACCTAGAGTGAGTGGGAGGGGGCTAGGCAGGGAGGGGAGGGTGGCTGCGGCCGCTCCACCTCCTCCGCCGACTGGCATTGGGTATGGAACAGGGTTAGGGTAATTGTAAGGAATGTACAGCGCTCCGCCACCTTGACCTTTGCCCTTTCCGTATCCACCGCTAGTACCATATCCACTACTGCTACCGTAACCACTGTATCCACCATATCCGCTGTATCCACTCATAGCGGGATACATGCCAGCATATCCACCGGATCCACCCGAGTATCCACCATATCCGCCTCCATATCCACCACTATATCCACCGCCGTAGCTGTCGGCAGTTGCACAGGAAAAGAATGTCACAACGGCGATCGCTACCAGGATCCGCATCTATTAGAGGGAGAGGCAACGGGTAcatgtcagagagagagagagagagagagagagagagagagagagagagagagagagagagagagagagagagagagagaactttaTTTTCTCACAATCATTTAAGTGAACAATATTAAAAGGGAAAAACggaaaatttgaaatgtttatttttgactCCATTTTAACACACTGTTAATTCAATTTGTATCTAAAGTTATCCAAAAGCTAAATTTGAgaagaataaaaatttctttagaCAATATTTTATATAGACTATGAAAATGAGATAAAACTGTTCAAAACTACACATCAGAACGGACAAAGACAGAAAGAAAGTATCCCAATGCTGATATATCCAGAACACAAAACCTGTGTGCTATACCTTGCTGTTTTGATCCACGGCGCCCCAAATGGATGTACCGATAATTCCACCAAGAGCTTAAATACCAGGCCCTCACCTAACCTTACACAAGACAGAAGATGCCCCGTAAAGCGCCCAAATTCACGACTCCCGTGATAGATTTGTGTAGCGGATATCGTGATCGAACCTGACTTTGTAAACGCAAGATGATGGATGGATCCTGATGCAATTGCGCAAAGACATAGTTCCGCTCGGAAGCGGACTGTGGAATCGTATCGGCACGATTGGAGCTTTTCTCGTAttcatgaatgtaaaaaaagttttatttccgTAACGTAAAAAATAGAACATGTACTTATCTATCACATAATTTCATAATGCTGATTAACATGCCTTATCATATAAGTGATTCAGTATTTATTCTCTGTACAGCTCATGATACAATGATATCAGTGTAGTCCTTCAAAATCTAGTGCGACCATCGGCCTGGATATTCGATGCTAATTGAGAAGAGGGAGTCATGAAAATTGAcagtcttaaaaaaaaaaccccataagtGTTGGTTCACATCTGGACATTAAATCTTTTATTCTTCGAATACCTTTTTTCATTCACAacgaaaacattttttgtacacTATTTTGATAAATTCCGACATTTTCTTCACATATGCAGCTCCCCAATATCCTCTTAGAAACCATGAGAAAAAATCTGTTTAAGGGTAGAATCgatattttttgtacaaaattgtgTTAAAATTGATAGCAATGTGTATGGTAGACCTATACAAAATAGCTGTATTTGATTCGCCTTCTGGGCTCTTATCTATTTCTTTCTACAttgcatttcatttaattaaaaagcaaAAAGTTTATGACTACACTAAAGTCATGCATTCTAAAACAGAAGATTCATGtaggaaaatttttaatctaaatTGAATATACCAAACTTGTAACTTATCAAAGTAAAGTCTGAAACATTGTGTTTCTTTAAAGTGcattataaaattcaaatagcGAAGTGtcgttttttatttgttatgataaaaaaaatgatttttgttttgtttttttttcaaacaaaatattacaagaaaaattttcaatttgtaaaagACAATTGCTTTATGATGATTGTAcataaatacataattaaaaacaaaactatagCAAAACCATTCTGCCCCAATTTTAAACGCTTACGACTTTTTTCTATTATAAGTATGACTTTGCTGTAAAATCGTTATAGCAAAACGTGCATTTTTAATGCAAGGAGCTCAAATTAAAAGCGCCCTAACTCAGGTTGATGAACATAGTCTTAcctttttctttgaatttttaaagtatgtttCGTCTATAGGTTTCAATGATATATTTCATAGGAAATTATTGATACCACCGCATTCAAGGCATATTGCAATACATCTTTAAATCATACGGAGTTCAAAAGGTTGTTTTaccgataatttttaaaaattttctttaattggCATTAGGGgctaaaggggggggggcagaaaa
The nucleotide sequence above comes from Magallana gigas chromosome 2, xbMagGiga1.1, whole genome shotgun sequence. Encoded proteins:
- the LOC105322034 gene encoding uncharacterized protein: MRILVAIAVVTFFSCATADSYGGGYSGGYGGGYGGYSGGSGGYAGMYPAMSGYSGYGGYSGYGSSSGYGTSGGYGKGKGQGGGALYIPYNYPNPVPYPMPVGGGGGAAAATLPSLPSPLPLTLGQGIGRQRQQTQNGWLAALLGGLLLYWLWNSNNNNSNSG